The following nucleotide sequence is from Candidatus Bipolaricaulis sibiricus.
TCTCCGCCTCGCACGCGGGGGAACTGAGCGTCGCGTTGGGCGGAAAGATCCTCCTGTAGCAGCCTGGGCGGGGATTCCGCTGGTCCACGGACGTCCCGGCGCGCGGCTCCGTGCTCGGTCGCCCGTGGTCCGTTGTCCGTACGGGCTCGTTCGGCCCCTGGAGGACGGGCAGTGGCCACGGTTCTTGTCCCACTGAATCCGCCCTCTATGTGGAGCTGAAGGGTCCGTAGGCCGTTCTCAGAACGGCCAGAAGCGCTGGTCGTTCCACACCCGCTGGCGCAGCTCTTGGTCGAGGGAAGTGAGGAGATCGAGGTGGGACCGTTCCCACTGGGCGAGCCACCCGTAGAGCTCCTTCGCCTCCCCGCTCGACTTCCCCTCGGCATCGGCGTAGAACGCGACCGCCCGTTCCTCGAGCGCCATCGCCGCGTACAGCGCTGCCGCCTCGTACGAGGCAGCCGAGATCTCCGTCTCGATCGCACGGGTGAGCACGCGGGTCGCGATCTCGGTCGGCCCCTGCGCCGGGGGGCCCATGGTCACCTGTCCCGTGCGCATGAGGTCAGCGAACGCCTGCGAGAGGACCTCGATGTGGCGCCCCTCTTCCTGGGCCAACGTGAGGAAGATCTCCCGCACTGCCTCGCTCTCTGCGCCGCGTGCGCTCGCCTCGTACAGAGCCTTGCCCCGCTTCTCGAGGAGCAGCGCTCCCTTCAGGATGTCCTCTTCGCTCTCCATCGTCCCTCCTGGATCGATGGTAGCCGCACGTTCGCTTGAGCACAACTACGTTCCTCCCGCCCACGCTCCTTCCGCTGCCCCCCGGCGTGGCGACACCGCCGAGAACGCGTCGTCCGATCGTGGCCGGCTCTATCTTGGAGTAAACCAGCGGGTCCGCCCTCCCTACCCTCCCCGAGCCCGCTCTTGCACGAGGAGGGCCCGTCTGACCTCCTCGTGCGCTGCGAGCCCTCTCTCGACCAAGATCTCCCCGATTGGCCGCGGGTGTTGCCCGGACTGCTGGTGCTCCAACGCCGCCCGCACGTTCTCGGGGGAGATGATGCCCATGTCCACCAGGATCTCTCCTAACCTCTTCTCGCGTTCGAAGTGTTTCTCGAGAATGGCCATGATTACCGCCGACCGGGAAGTTCGCCGTCGCTCTGCTTCACGGTCCACAAGGTCCAACAAGTAATCGTCCTCATCGCGGTAGTAGAGTGTGGCCTGCATCCCCTCCCCTCCTCCTTGCGCCCCACGCGCCCCGCCTGGCGGGCCAACCGGTCCCGGCTGGTCCCACCTTCGCAATGGGTTGGCCCTTGATCCGGGTTCGTTACCTTGGTTTATACTCTACTTGGGTGGGACCAGCTGTCAAGCGGGCCTCCGTTCGCCTTGGCGCTGGCCCTATGTGTATCCATCTCGCTTCCGGGTGCGCCTTTACCTTTCGTGCGGGGGCCGTTCTCTCGGCCGGCTCCCTCGGGTCACGCCGCCCGGCGTGACGGGCAGGAGTTCAGCCCGAACCGCACCCTGCGGGATCGACCACGCTTTCTCGGGATGCCTCAACCGAACCGCTCACCGGGGGTCCGGCAGTAGCCACGGACGAACTCCGGGCCGGAGATGGAGCGACACCCCGCTGGTTGCAGCTCGATGATCTCCAGGACGCCCAACCCCGTGGCGACGAGGAGCCGGTCCCGCCGGGGGAGGATCGCCCCCGCGGGGAGATCGATCGGCTCCTCGGTTGCGATCCGGGTCCGGTGCACTTTGACGAGCCTATCCCGGAGCGTGGTGTGGGCCCCGGGCCACGGGTTGGTGCCCCGCACGAGATCGTGGATCCGCCGCGCCTCTCCCTCCCAGCGGATCCGCCCATCCTCCTTGTGCAGCTTCGGGGCGAGCGTCCCCTCCTCCGGCTGGGGCCTGGGTACGACCTCTCCGTTCGCGATCCCCTCCAGGGTCTCCACAATCAGCTCTGCTCCCACCTGGGCGAGGCGAGCCTCCAGCTCGCCTGCCGTCTCGTCGGGCCCGATGGGGACCGCCCGCTGCAGCAGCAGGGGCCCGGTGTCCATCCCCTCGTCGAGGACGAACGTGGTGACGCCGGTCTCTCTCTCTCCGCGGATGATCGCCCACGCCACCGGCGCCGCCCCGCGATAGCGGGGGAGAAGGGAGGCGTGGATGTTCACGCACCCGTGCTTGGGAAGAGTGAGAACGGGCTCCCGCAGGAACTGCCCGAACGCGGCCACGACGAGGAAGTCGGGCTGGAGGGCCCGGAGTTGGTCGAGCACTGCAGGGGCATTGATCGTGCGCGGCTGGAGGATCGGGACCCCCAACTCGTGAGCCACTTCCTTGGCGGGTGGGGGGGTCAGTTTGAGCCCCCGCCCGGCCGGCCGATCGGGCTGGGTGATCACGAGGAGGACCCCGTACGTCTGAGCCAGGCGCCGCAGCGCGGGAACCCCAAACCCGCCCGTGCCTGCGAACGCAACGCGCAACCCTACGGGAGCGAAGACACCTTCTCCTTGCGCGACTCCTGGATAGCGCGGAACTCGGCGAGCACCCGTCGCCGCTCGTCCGTGGGGAGGAGGTCCACGTACAGCTCGCCGTCGAGGTGGTCCACCTCGTGCTGGAGAAGCCGCGCCTCGAGCTCGGACAGGTGCAACTCGACCTGTTGCCCGGCCTCGTCGGCGGCCCGCACGACCACCTCCTTGGCCCGCGGTACCTCCGCCTCCACCCCGGGGAGGGACAGGCACCCCTCCCAGCTCACGTCGATCTCCTGACCCCGGCCCACGATCTCGGGGTTGAACAACACCCGCTCCTCGCCGCCCAGGCGCACGAGGATCGCCCGCACGGGAAGCCCGATCTGGTTCGCGGCGAGGCCCAACGCCTCGATCCGACCGAATGCGTCGCGCAGCGCCGCCGCTGCCGCGCAGGCCTCGGGGCTCCCGGGGACCACGGGCCGCGTCGGGCGGCGCAGGACCGGGTTGGGGTACGTCAGGATGTCCAGTTTGGACCGCCTCCTTTGAGTCCACTATTATAGGAAGATCCGATCATGCCTACAACGGGACCGGAGGCCCCACGCCGCACGCTTCTCGACAAGGTGCTCGCCCTGGAGAGGGAGAAGGCGTTTGCCGACACGGCTGTCCTCGGGGGGCTCGAGAAGTTCGTGGCCCAGCACGTTCCGGAAGCAGCGCGCCTCGTGGCGGGGTACGCCGCGCTCGACCGGGCGTCCCGCGAGAGCGCGGTGGGGGCACTCGAGCGCTGGCTGAGGGACCCGACCGTCCGCGAGCCCCTCTGGAAAGTCCCCGTCACGCGCCTTGCGGGGGTGGGGAAGAAGCGCGCCGAGCTCCTCTCTCGGCTGGGGATTCGCAGTGTCGAGGACCTCCTCACGTTCTTCCCGCGCCGGCTGGAGGACCGGTCCCAGCTTCGATCGATCGCCCACGTCCGCGACGGCGAGGTCGCGCTCGTTCGCGGCACGGTGCGTGCCAAGTCCCGGGTCAAGGTGCGTCGAGGGCTCGAACTCGTCAAGGTCGCCCTCGACGATGGAACGGGGTTCCTGTTCGCGATCTGGTTCAACCAACCTTGGCTCTGGGATCAGGTCACCGAGGGTCACCCCTACGTCCTCTACGGCAAGGCGCAGCTCCGCTACGGGGAACTTCAGATCGAGAACCCGGTGTGGGAACCAGAAGGAGCGAACATCCAGACCGGTCGGTGGGTTCCGATCTACCCCGCCACCGAGGGCCTCACCCAGCCGGCGCTCCAGAACTTGGTCCACCAGGCCCTGCACCGGTTTCGGAATCAGGTCGAGGACGCGATCCCCCGGACGGTCCGCGATCGGCTGGGGATCCCCCCACGGCAGACCGCGATCGCCCGAATCCACGCCCCGGCAGACCCCGACGACTTCGAGCGGGCCCGCCGGGCCCTCGCGTTCGAGGAGCTGTTCCTTCTCCAGCTCGGGATTGCGCGCCGACGGACCCCCGCGTCCGCGTCCAGTCGGGCCCTCGACCCGGATCGGGAGGCGCTTCGCCGGTTCAAAACGTCGCTCCCGTTCACGCTCACCCCGTCCCAGGAGCAGGCCCTCCAGGCGATCGAGCGCGACCTCCGCTCCCCCCAGCCGATGCTCCGCCTCCTCCAAGGCGACGTCGGGTCGGGGAAGACCGTGGTCGCCGCCGGAGCGTGCGTGATGGCCATCTCCGCCGGAGCGCAGGCCGCAGTGATGGCCCCGACCGAGATCCTCGCCGAGCAGCACTACCTTGTCCTGCAGGACCTCGTACGGGACCTGCCGGTGCGGGTGGGCTACCTCTCGGGGAGTCTCGGGCGCAAGGAGCGTCGGGCTCTCCTCGCCGCGATCGCGGATGGGTCCGTCCACCTCGTGGTGGGGACCCACGCCTTGATCCAGGAGGATGTGGCGTTCGCGGACCTCGCCCTGGCGGTCGTCGACGAGCAGCACCGGTTCGGGGTCGTCCAGCGGGCAGCCCTCGAGGCGAAGGGGGAGGGCGCGAACATCCTCGTTATGTCCGCGACGCCCATCCCCCGCACCGTCGTCCTCACCGTGTACGGCGAGTTCGAGGTGTCGGTGCTCGAGGAGATGCCCAGCTCCCGGGGAGCGGTGCGAACGGTGTGGCTCTCCGAGTCGCGGCGGGATGAGGTCTACCGCGACGTCGAGCGCCTGCTCGCCCAGGGGGAGAAGGGCTACGTCGTGTTTCCCGTGATCGAGGAGTCCGCGGAGCGCGACCTCCGGGCGGCCACCGCCGGGTTCGAGGAGCTTCGCGCGCGGTTTCCCGAACATGGGGTGGCCCTTCTCCACGGCCAGATGGGGTCCGAGGAGAAGCGGGCGGCGATGGGCGCGTTCCGCGACGGCCGGGTCAGGGTCCTCGTGGCAACAACCGTCGTCGAGGTCGGCCTCGACGTGCCCGACGCGTCGTTCCTCGTGATCGAGCACGCGGACCGGTTCGGGCTTGCCCAGCTTCACCAGCTGCGGGGCCGCATCGGGCGCAAGGGCCAGCCTGCGGTGTGCTACGCGATCGGCGACCCGACGACCGACGACGCACGGGACCGGCTGAGCGCGTTCCGCGACCTCACGGATGGGTTCAAGATCGCCGAGGCCGACCTCCGCATCCGAGGCCCTGGCGACCTCCTGGGCACGGAGCAGTCGGGGTTCGTCTCCCAGCTGCGGGCCGCAGACCTCGGGCGCGACCTCGCGCTTCTCGAGCGGGCACGCGCGGAGGCGGCCCGGCTGGTGGAGGAGGGGATCCCCGCGGAGCTGGAGCAGGAGGTCGAGCGCCGGTTCGGGGAGGCCCTGTCCCTCCTCGGGGTGTGAGATGAACCCGGTCCGGGAGGGATCGCGCTGGGTGGTGCGCTGGGCCCGGTGGGTTCGACCCGATCGTGGGGGGCTGGAGGGGCTCGCCGAGAGGATCCGGAACGTCCCCGTTCCCCCCTGGGAGGGGCGGTACCACTTCCGTGGCGACGAAGAGCCCACGCTGCGCTACCTCCTCTGCCTCGACGCGCTCAACTTCTGCTTCTGGCCGCCCTCTCCCGCCACAGGGGAAAGGTGGTCCGTCTCTGGGCCGGCCGGGGAGAGGCTGACCGGCTACTTCGCCCTCGCCTGGGCCCTCCGCCGGGCGGCGGAGGAGGAGCCGTCGCTCTTCTCTCCCGAGGTCCTGGCGGAGGCGACCCCGGACCGGGTGCGCGCGGTTCTCGGTGAGATCCCCCTCCTCCCGTGGCGGGCCCGCGCCCTGCGGGAGGTGGGGGCAGCCCTCCTCCAGTTCGGGTCGGCCCGGGTGTTCTTCGCATCGGCGGCTGGCTCGTGCCGGAGGCTAGTGGAGCTCGTCACCTCCCATCTTCCGTCGTTCCGCGACGCGGCCCTGTACGGCAACCGGGAGGTCCTGTTCCACAAGCGGGCCCAGATCCTGTGCGCCGACCTGTGGGGGACCTTTGGCGGGGAAGGGCCGGGAGCCCTCCACGACCTCGACTGGCTCACCGCGTTCGCCGACTACAAGCTCCCCCAGCTCCTGTGGGCGGAGGGAGCGCTTGACCTTCACCCGGCCCTCGCCGCCCGGGTGCGCCGCCTGACCCCGCTCGGGGCTGGATCGGCGGAGGAGGTCGAGGTGCGGGCAGCGACCGTCGTGGCCGTGGACAAGCTCTCCCTCGCCCTCCGGCGGTTCGGCCGCAGCGTGCGGCCGTTCGAGGTGGACTGGATCCTGTGGAACCTGTCCCAAGGCCCGCTTCGCGTGCCCCATCCCCGCGTTCGGACCGCCTTCTACTGACGATGACCTCGTTCCAGATCCTCGCCCGCGCGTCAGGCTCCGCAGCCCGCCTGGGCGAACTCGTGACCCCCCACGGGACGATCCAAACCCCGGCGTTCGTCGCCGTGGCCACCCGGGGCACGGTGAAGGCCCTCGGCGTCGACGACCTCCTCGGGTTGGGGGCCGAGGTCCTCATCGCGAACACCTACCACCTCGCCCTCCGGCCAGGGGCAGAGGCGGTCGCCTCGCTGGGGGGGCTCCACGGGTTCACGGGATGGCGTGGGCCGTGGTTCACCGACTCCGGCGGGTTCCAGGTGTTCAGCCTCGGGGCGGGGAAGGTCCACGGCGTGGGCAAGATCGCGTCCATGTTCCCGGGCGAGCGAACCGCGAAGCCCACCGGGACCTCCCTCGTTGCCCTCACCGAGGACGGGGCGCACTTCCGGTCCGTGGTCGACGGTTCGCCCGTGTTCTTCTCCCCCGAGGAGGTGGTGCGGCTGCAGCGACTCCTCGGGGCCGACGTGATCCTCCCGCTCGACGAGTGCACGTCACCGTTTCACGACCGTCCGTACACAGAGTCGGCCATGGAGCGCACCCACCGCTGGGCCGAGCGGGCCCTTGTTGCGTTCGAAGGGACGCGCGGGCTGGGCTCCAACCCCGGGCAGGCCCTGTGGGGGATCGTCCAGGGCGGGGCGTTCGACGACCTGCGACGGCGGTCGGCCCGGACGATTGCGGGGATGGGGTTCCCCGGGTTCGCGATCGGGGGGTCGCTCGGCCGATCGAAGGACGACATGCTGCGGGTGATCGAGTGGACGGTGGCTGAGCTCCCCGAGGACCGACCCCGGCACCTCCTTGGGATCGGAGGGGTGGAGGACATCCTCGCCGCTGTGGAGCGGGGGGTCGACACGTTCGACTGCGCCGCCCCGACGCGGCTTGCCCGGAACGGGGTCCTCCTCACGTTCGCCGAGGACGGGTTCCGGATCGCAATCCGCAACGCCCGGTTCGCCCGTGACGAGAGTCCGGTGGAAGAGGGCTGCGACTGCCCGACGTGCCGCCAGTACTCGCGGGCGTTTCTCCGCCATCTTCTCCAGACGGGCGAGCTCTCGTACCACCGGCTGGCCACGCTCCACAATGTCCGGTTCATGGTCCGGCTCATGGACCGGGTGCGGACGGCGCTGGGGGCGGGTGAGGCCGTTTCCGACATCCTCTCCGCTCCCTTTACCAATCCCCCGGCTCGGTGACGGTCTTCTGGCGCATCGCGACCCACCCCTTGACGTCTGGGGAGGGGGGGGGACAGTATAGTGAACATTACTGAGGGGGTGATCCGCTGGGTACACGAGGGCATGGTCGACCAGGAAGCGCTTCGCCGTGCGATCCTCGCCGTCGGGAGCGAGGGCGGAACGGATGAGTGAGGAACCACACGGAGGTGCGTGATCCGACGACGTGGTGGGTGTTGGCACTGGTGCCGGCGGTTGGGGTCATGGGCCTGGCAGGTGATGGGAGTCTGGCGTGGCCTGGAGCAGATGGGACGAGCTTCGCCCGGGCCGGTGTGAGTTGCGCATCTCCCTCACCCTGGACGCTACAAGGACTCCATGCGGGCTACCGGGAGAGCGCAGCACACCTCTCTGATGACGATGTCTTCTTTCCCTGTTACTTCATCGGCTGTGCCTGCGAATCGAACATGCGGGCATGCTGCCGTGAGATGTGCTGCCACTGGACGTGCGAGCTTCTCCCGTGGTGGTTGTGCACTTGTTACTACAGAACCACGTGCTATTGGGTGCCCAACTGCTACACCAGCCCGGTGCTGCCGATGAGAGTTGGGCCCGTCGGAGGGGAACTGTGAGAGTCGCCGTCATTCCGCGTTGGGTTGCGTTGATCTCTGTGCTGGGTTGCTGGTGTGCGATCGGGGCTGAGTGTCTCCCCTCTGTGGGAGAGCTCCGCCTTGTGGGGGAGCACGCGTTCCAAGGTCCCCTGGCCGGCATTGCTCTTGAGCCCACCTGGCACTC
It contains:
- a CDS encoding Methionyl-tRNA formyltransferase, with translation MRVAFAGTGGFGVPALRRLAQTYGVLLVITQPDRPAGRGLKLTPPPAKEVAHELGVPILQPRTINAPAVLDQLRALQPDFLVVAAFGQFLREPVLTLPKHGCVNIHASLLPRYRGAAPVAWAIIRGERETGVTTFVLDEGMDTGPLLLQRAVPIGPDETAGELEARLAQVGAELIVETLEGIANGEVVPRPQPEEGTLAPKLHKEDGRIRWEGEARRIHDLVRGTNPWPGAHTTLRDRLVKVHRTRIATEEPIDLPAGAILPRRDRLLVATGLGVLEIIELQPAGCRSISGPEFVRGYCRTPGERFG
- a CDS encoding Peptide deformylase; translated protein: MVPGSPEACAAAAALRDAFGRIEALGLAANQIGLPVRAILVRLGGEERVLFNPEIVGRGQEIDVSWEGCLSLPGVEAEVPRAKEVVVRAADEAGQQVELHLSELEARLLQHEVDHLDGELYVDLLPTDERRRVLAEFRAIQESRKEKVSSLP
- a CDS encoding ATP-dependent DNA helicase RecG; this translates as MPTTGPEAPRRTLLDKVLALEREKAFADTAVLGGLEKFVAQHVPEAARLVAGYAALDRASRESAVGALERWLRDPTVREPLWKVPVTRLAGVGKKRAELLSRLGIRSVEDLLTFFPRRLEDRSQLRSIAHVRDGEVALVRGTVRAKSRVKVRRGLELVKVALDDGTGFLFAIWFNQPWLWDQVTEGHPYVLYGKAQLRYGELQIENPVWEPEGANIQTGRWVPIYPATEGLTQPALQNLVHQALHRFRNQVEDAIPRTVRDRLGIPPRQTAIARIHAPADPDDFERARRALAFEELFLLQLGIARRRTPASASSRALDPDREALRRFKTSLPFTLTPSQEQALQAIERDLRSPQPMLRLLQGDVGSGKTVVAAGACVMAISAGAQAAVMAPTEILAEQHYLVLQDLVRDLPVRVGYLSGSLGRKERRALLAAIADGSVHLVVGTHALIQEDVAFADLALAVVDEQHRFGVVQRAALEAKGEGANILVMSATPIPRTVVLTVYGEFEVSVLEEMPSSRGAVRTVWLSESRRDEVYRDVERLLAQGEKGYVVFPVIEESAERDLRAATAGFEELRARFPEHGVALLHGQMGSEEKRAAMGAFRDGRVRVLVATTVVEVGLDVPDASFLVIEHADRFGLAQLHQLRGRIGRKGQPAVCYAIGDPTTDDARDRLSAFRDLTDGFKIAEADLRIRGPGDLLGTEQSGFVSQLRAADLGRDLALLERARAEAARLVEEGIPAELEQEVERRFGEALSLLGV
- a CDS encoding Queuine tRNA-ribosyltransferase, encoding MTSFQILARASGSAARLGELVTPHGTIQTPAFVAVATRGTVKALGVDDLLGLGAEVLIANTYHLALRPGAEAVASLGGLHGFTGWRGPWFTDSGGFQVFSLGAGKVHGVGKIASMFPGERTAKPTGTSLVALTEDGAHFRSVVDGSPVFFSPEEVVRLQRLLGADVILPLDECTSPFHDRPYTESAMERTHRWAERALVAFEGTRGLGSNPGQALWGIVQGGAFDDLRRRSARTIAGMGFPGFAIGGSLGRSKDDMLRVIEWTVAELPEDRPRHLLGIGGVEDILAAVERGVDTFDCAAPTRLARNGVLLTFAEDGFRIAIRNARFARDESPVEEGCDCPTCRQYSRAFLRHLLQTGELSYHRLATLHNVRFMVRLMDRVRTALGAGEAVSDILSAPFTNPPAR